One Betaproteobacteria bacterium genomic window, CATCGTGACACTGAACCCGACGACTCCGCCGCGACAGGAATCGACCATCGCGTGCTTCGCGTACGCGCATCCCGCCTTTGATGGACCGGCGATCGAAGCACAACGCGCGCTGCACGCGATCCAGGGGCGACGGCACACCTGGTTCTGCGGCGCTTGGATGGGGTACGGCTTTCACGAGGATGGCCTGAAATCGGGGCTCACCGTGGCCAACGCCCTTGGATGCTACGCGCCCTGGCAGGCGCAGGAAGTCGCTGCATGAGAACTTCGCAGCAATGAGTGCGTTGCTGTTCTCCGGGCGTGTCATGCACCATCGCGTGCGGCCGACACGACACCGGTTCAGCTATCGGGTGTTTTTCATCCGCTTCCGCCTGGATCGGATGAACGCTCTGGCCGGGCCGCTCTTGTCCGTGGACCGCCACAACCTGTTCAGCGTGCGCGCTGCCGACTACGGTCCTCGCGACGGTTCGGATTTGCAGCACTGGATCCGTGGCTTGTTATGGCATGAAGGCATCGCTGCCGCCGACGGCGAAATATGGCTGCAGACTTTCCCCCGTGTGCTGGGATATGTCTTCAATCCCGTGAGCTTCTGGCTCTGTCACGACCGGCAGGGGGCGCTGCGCGCGGTGCTGGCGGAGGTCAACAACACCTTCGGCGAGCATCACCATTACCTCCTGGCGCACAGCGACGGTCGACCGATAGCGGCCGACGACGAGCTGTCGGCACGCAAGGTGTTCCACGTTTCGCCGTTCTTCGAGGTGCGCGGTACCTATCGGTTCCGTTTCCGTGCCGACCCGGGCGACAGCCTCTTTCGAATCGACTACGAGGACGGGCGCGGCAAGCTGCTTTACACGACCATTTCCGGGCGCGCACAGCCGCTCACGACCGGCGCCCTGGCGAAAGCATTCGTGCGGCGTCCGTTGATGACCGTCGGCGTGATCGCGCGCATCCACTACCAGGCGCTGCGGCTATGGCTGAAGCGGGTGGAGTTTTTCAGCAAGCCGCTGCCGCCGGCCCACGAGCTCACGCGCGCCGATCTCGACACAACCCTGTTGCCTGCGAAGACAGAGCGATGAAGCCATTCGAAGCCGACCTCGTCCGCAACGCGGTGCCGATGCCTCGCACATCGCGGTTGCTGTTGTCCCTGTTCTCGCGGCTGCGTTACGGCAGCCTGCGATTCTCCACGCCGGAAGGAGTCGCCTTCGCGTTCCAGGGCGATCTGCCGGGTCCTGCGGCCTGTTTCGACGTTTTGGACTGGCAGGCGTGTCGCGAAATCGTGCGCCGCGGTGACCTCGGTTTTGCGGAAGGGTACATCGATCGCCTGTGGGAGACCGACGATCTGGTGAATCTCATCACGCTCGCGGCCCTCAACCGCGACGCCGTGGAGAAGGCCATCTACGGCCGTTGGTGGGGGCAGATCCTGTATCGCCTGCGGCACTTCCTGCGCACCAATACACGCACGGGCAGCCGGCGCAACATTGCCGCCCACTACGATCTGGGCAACGACTTCTATCGGCTTTGGCTGGACGAAACGATGGCCTATTCGTCGGGCCTCTTCGAGACCGAGCCATCGCGCGCGCTCGTAGCGGCGCAGACCGCGAAGTACGAGCGTGTGCTGGAGCGTCTCGACGTGCGACCGGGCGATCGCATTCTCGAGATCGGCTGCGGCTGGGGCGGGTTTGCGGCGCATGCCGCTGCCTCGCGCGGGTGCAGGGTCCACGGCATCACGCTCTCGGTTGAGCAGTTGCGCTGGGCGCGGGCACACGCAGAGCACGCCGGGCTCGCCGATCGGGTGAGCTTCGAACTCCTGGACTACCGCGATACCGCTGGCAGCTACGATCACGTCGTGTCGCTCGAGATGTACGAGGCAGTAGGCGAGCGCTACTGGCC contains:
- a CDS encoding DUF1365 domain-containing protein — encoded protein: MSALLFSGRVMHHRVRPTRHRFSYRVFFIRFRLDRMNALAGPLLSVDRHNLFSVRAADYGPRDGSDLQHWIRGLLWHEGIAAADGEIWLQTFPRVLGYVFNPVSFWLCHDRQGALRAVLAEVNNTFGEHHHYLLAHSDGRPIAADDELSARKVFHVSPFFEVRGTYRFRFRADPGDSLFRIDYEDGRGKLLYTTISGRAQPLTTGALAKAFVRRPLMTVGVIARIHYQALRLWLKRVEFFSKPLPPAHELTRADLDTTLLPAKTER
- a CDS encoding class I SAM-dependent methyltransferase, with the translated sequence MKPFEADLVRNAVPMPRTSRLLLSLFSRLRYGSLRFSTPEGVAFAFQGDLPGPAACFDVLDWQACREIVRRGDLGFAEGYIDRLWETDDLVNLITLAALNRDAVEKAIYGRWWGQILYRLRHFLRTNTRTGSRRNIAAHYDLGNDFYRLWLDETMAYSSGLFETEPSRALVAAQTAKYERVLERLDVRPGDRILEIGCGWGGFAAHAAASRGCRVHGITLSVEQLRWARAHAEHAGLADRVSFELLDYRDTAGSYDHVVSLEMYEAVGERYWPAYFGTIRNRLKPGGKALVQAITIDDELFDRYRRGTDFIQQYVFPGGMLASPQVLRREIERAGLRVGNVFGFGADYAETLRRWRVRFNKAIPEVHTLGFDERFVRLWNFYLAYCEAGFRARSTDVFHVEIERV